In one Macaca nemestrina isolate mMacNem1 chromosome 2, mMacNem.hap1, whole genome shotgun sequence genomic region, the following are encoded:
- the LOC105480500 gene encoding MAP kinase-activated protein kinase 3 isoform X2, with protein MAESKTCQGGSMLLYDSPKARQEVDHHWQASGGPHIVRILDVYENMHHGKRCLLIIMECMEGGELFSRIQERGDQAFTEREAAEIMRDIGTAIQFLHSHNIAHRDVKPENLLYTSKEKDAVLKLTDFGFAKETTQNALQTPCYTPYYVAPEVLGPEKYDKSCDMWSLGVIMYILLCGFPPFYSNTGQAISPGMKRRIRLGQYGFPNPEWSEVSEDAKQLIRLLLKTDPTERLTITQFMNHPWINQSMVVPQTPLHTARVLQEDKDHWDEVKEEMTSALATMRVDYDQVKIKDLKTSNNRLLNKRRKKQAGSSSASQGCNNQ; from the exons ATGGCTGAGTCGAAGACTTGTCAAGGAGGAAGTATG CTCCTATATGACAGCCCCAAGGCCCGGCAGGAGGTAGACCATCACTGGCAGGCTTCTGGCGGCCCCCACATTGTCCGCATCCTGGATGTGTATGAGAACATGCACCATGGCAAGCGCTGTCTCCTCATCATCATGGAATG CATGGAAGGTGGTGAGTTGTTCAGCAGGATTCAGGAGCGTGGCGACCAGGCTTTCACGGAGAGAG AAGCTGCAGAGATAATGCGGGATATCGGCACTGCCATCCAGTTTCTGCATAGCCATAACATCGCCCACCGAGATGTCAAG CCTGAAAACCTGCTCTACACATCTAAGGAGAAAGACGCAGTGCTTAAGCTCACCGATTTTGGCTTTGCTAAGGAGACCACCCAAAATGCCCTGCAGACACCCTGCTATACTCCCTATTATGTGG CCCCTGAGGTCCTGGGTCCAGAGAAGTATGACAAGTCATGTGACATGTGGTCCCTGGGTGTCATCATGTACATCCT CCTTTGTGGCTTCCCACCCTTCTACTCCAACACGGGCCAGGCCATCTCCCCAGGGATGAAGAGAAGGATCCGCCTGGGCCAGTATGGCTTCCCCAACCCTGAGTGGTCAGAGGTCTCTGAGGATG CCAAGCAGCTGATCCGCCTCCTGTTGAAGACGGACCCCACAGAGAGGCTGACCATCACTCAGTTTATGAACCACCCCTGGATCAAC CAATCGATGGTGGTGCCACAGACCCCACTCCACACGGCCCGAGTGCTGCAGGAAGACAAAGACCACTGGGACGAAGTCAAG GAGGAGATGACCAGTGCCTTAGCCACTATGCGGGTGGACTACGATCAGGTGAAGATCAAGGACCTGAAGACCTCTAACAACCGGCTCCTCAACAAGAGGAGAAAAAAGCAGGCAGGCAGCTCCTCTGCCTCTCAGGGCTGCAACAACCAGTAG